One window from the genome of Macaca fascicularis isolate 582-1 chromosome 7, T2T-MFA8v1.1 encodes:
- the HNRNPC gene encoding heterogeneous nuclear ribonucleoproteins C1/C2 isoform X1 — protein sequence MASNVTNKTDPRSMNSRVFIGNLNTLVVKKSDVEAIFSKYGKIVGCSVHKGFAFVQYVNERNARAAVAGEDGRMIAGQVLDINLAAEPKVNRGKAGVKRSAAEMYGSVTEHPSPSPLLSSSFDLDYDFQRDYYDRMYSYPARVPPPPPIARAVVPSKRQRVSGNTSRRGKSGFNSKSGQRGSSKSGKLKGDDLQAIKKELTQIKQKVDSLLENLEKIEKEQSKQAVEMKNDKSEEEQSSSSVKKDETNVKMESEGGADDSAEEGDLLDDDDNEDRGDDQLELIKDDEKEAEEGEDDRDSANGEDDS from the exons ATGGCCAGCAACGTTACCAACAAGACAGATCCTCGCTCCATGAACTCCCGTGTGTTCATTGGGAATCTCAACACTCTTGTGGTCAAGAAATCTGATGTGGAGGCAATCTTTTCGAAGTATGGCAAAATTGTGGGCTGCTCTGTTCATAAGGGCTTTGCCTTCGTTCAATATGTTAATGAGAGAAATGCCCGGGCTGCTGTAGCAGGAGAGGATGGCAGAATGATTGCTGGCCAGGTTTTAG atattAACCTGGCTGCAGAGCCAAAAGTGAACCGAGGAAAAGCAGGTGTGAAACGATCTGCAGCGGAGATGTACGGGTCAGTAACAGAACACCCTTCTCCGTCCCCTCTACTCAG ctccTCTTTTGACTTGGACTATGACTTTCAACGGGACTATTATGATAG GATGTACAGTTACCCAGCACGtgtacctcctcctcctcctattgCTCGGGCTGTAGTGCCCTCGAAACGTCAGCGTGTATCAGGAAACACCTCACGAAGGGGCAAAAGTGGCTTCAATTCTAAGAGTGGACAGCGGGGATCTTCCAAGTCTGGAAAgt TGAAAGGAGATGACCTTCAGGCCATTAAGAAGGAGTTGACccagataaaacaaaaagtggaTTCTCTCCTGGAAAACctggaaaaaattgaaaaggaacaGAGCAAACAAGCAG TAGAGATGAAGAACGATAAGTCAGAAGAGGAGCAGAGCAGCAGCTCCGTGAAGAAAGATGAGACTAATGTGAAGATGGAGTCTGAGGGGGGTGCAGATGACTCTGCTGAGGAGGGGGACCTActggatgatgatgataatgaagatCGGGGGGATGACCAG CTGGAGTTGATCAAGGATGATGAaaaagaggctgaggaaggagaggatgaCAGAGACAGCGCCAATGGCGAGGATGACTCTTAA
- the HNRNPC gene encoding heterogeneous nuclear ribonucleoproteins C1/C2 isoform X3, with protein MASNVTNKTDPRSMNSRVFIGNLNTLVVKKSDVEAIFSKYGKIVGCSVHKGFAFVQYVNERNARAAVAGEDGRMIAGQVLDINLAAEPKVNRGKAGVKRSAAEMYGSSFDLDYDFQRDYYDRMYSYPARVPPPPPIARAVVPSKRQRVSGNTSRRGKSGFNSKSGQRGSSKSGKLKGDDLQAIKKELTQIKQKVDSLLENLEKIEKEQSKQAVEMKNDKSEEEQSSSSVKKDETNVKMESEGGADDSAEEGDLLDDDDNEDRGDDQLELIKDDEKEAEEGEDDRDSANGEDDS; from the exons ATGGCCAGCAACGTTACCAACAAGACAGATCCTCGCTCCATGAACTCCCGTGTGTTCATTGGGAATCTCAACACTCTTGTGGTCAAGAAATCTGATGTGGAGGCAATCTTTTCGAAGTATGGCAAAATTGTGGGCTGCTCTGTTCATAAGGGCTTTGCCTTCGTTCAATATGTTAATGAGAGAAATGCCCGGGCTGCTGTAGCAGGAGAGGATGGCAGAATGATTGCTGGCCAGGTTTTAG atattAACCTGGCTGCAGAGCCAAAAGTGAACCGAGGAAAAGCAGGTGTGAAACGATCTGCAGCGGAGATGTACGG ctccTCTTTTGACTTGGACTATGACTTTCAACGGGACTATTATGATAG GATGTACAGTTACCCAGCACGtgtacctcctcctcctcctattgCTCGGGCTGTAGTGCCCTCGAAACGTCAGCGTGTATCAGGAAACACCTCACGAAGGGGCAAAAGTGGCTTCAATTCTAAGAGTGGACAGCGGGGATCTTCCAAGTCTGGAAAgt TGAAAGGAGATGACCTTCAGGCCATTAAGAAGGAGTTGACccagataaaacaaaaagtggaTTCTCTCCTGGAAAACctggaaaaaattgaaaaggaacaGAGCAAACAAGCAG TAGAGATGAAGAACGATAAGTCAGAAGAGGAGCAGAGCAGCAGCTCCGTGAAGAAAGATGAGACTAATGTGAAGATGGAGTCTGAGGGGGGTGCAGATGACTCTGCTGAGGAGGGGGACCTActggatgatgatgataatgaagatCGGGGGGATGACCAG CTGGAGTTGATCAAGGATGATGAaaaagaggctgaggaaggagaggatgaCAGAGACAGCGCCAATGGCGAGGATGACTCTTAA
- the HNRNPC gene encoding heterogeneous nuclear ribonucleoproteins C1/C2 isoform X2 — translation MASNVTNKTDPRSMNSRVFIGNLNTLVVKKSDVEAIFSKYGKIVGCSVHKGFAFVQYVNERNARAAVAGEDGRMIAGQVLDINLAAEPKVNRGKAGVKRSAAEMYGSVTEHPSPSPLLSSSFDLDYDFQRDYYDRMYSYPARVPPPPPIARAVVPSKRQRVSGNTSRRGKSGFNSKSGQRGSSKSGKLKGDDLQAIKKELTQIKQKVDSLLENLEKIEKEQSKQAEMKNDKSEEEQSSSSVKKDETNVKMESEGGADDSAEEGDLLDDDDNEDRGDDQLELIKDDEKEAEEGEDDRDSANGEDDS, via the exons ATGGCCAGCAACGTTACCAACAAGACAGATCCTCGCTCCATGAACTCCCGTGTGTTCATTGGGAATCTCAACACTCTTGTGGTCAAGAAATCTGATGTGGAGGCAATCTTTTCGAAGTATGGCAAAATTGTGGGCTGCTCTGTTCATAAGGGCTTTGCCTTCGTTCAATATGTTAATGAGAGAAATGCCCGGGCTGCTGTAGCAGGAGAGGATGGCAGAATGATTGCTGGCCAGGTTTTAG atattAACCTGGCTGCAGAGCCAAAAGTGAACCGAGGAAAAGCAGGTGTGAAACGATCTGCAGCGGAGATGTACGGGTCAGTAACAGAACACCCTTCTCCGTCCCCTCTACTCAG ctccTCTTTTGACTTGGACTATGACTTTCAACGGGACTATTATGATAG GATGTACAGTTACCCAGCACGtgtacctcctcctcctcctattgCTCGGGCTGTAGTGCCCTCGAAACGTCAGCGTGTATCAGGAAACACCTCACGAAGGGGCAAAAGTGGCTTCAATTCTAAGAGTGGACAGCGGGGATCTTCCAAGTCTGGAAAgt TGAAAGGAGATGACCTTCAGGCCATTAAGAAGGAGTTGACccagataaaacaaaaagtggaTTCTCTCCTGGAAAACctggaaaaaattgaaaaggaacaGAGCAAACAAGCAG AGATGAAGAACGATAAGTCAGAAGAGGAGCAGAGCAGCAGCTCCGTGAAGAAAGATGAGACTAATGTGAAGATGGAGTCTGAGGGGGGTGCAGATGACTCTGCTGAGGAGGGGGACCTActggatgatgatgataatgaagatCGGGGGGATGACCAG CTGGAGTTGATCAAGGATGATGAaaaagaggctgaggaaggagaggatgaCAGAGACAGCGCCAATGGCGAGGATGACTCTTAA
- the HNRNPC gene encoding heterogeneous nuclear ribonucleoproteins C1/C2 isoform X4 codes for MASNVTNKTDPRSMNSRVFIGNLNTLVVKKSDVEAIFSKYGKIVGCSVHKGFAFVQYVNERNARAAVAGEDGRMIAGQVLDINLAAEPKVNRGKAGVKRSAAEMYGSSFDLDYDFQRDYYDRMYSYPARVPPPPPIARAVVPSKRQRVSGNTSRRGKSGFNSKSGQRGSSKSGKLKGDDLQAIKKELTQIKQKVDSLLENLEKIEKEQSKQAEMKNDKSEEEQSSSSVKKDETNVKMESEGGADDSAEEGDLLDDDDNEDRGDDQLELIKDDEKEAEEGEDDRDSANGEDDS; via the exons ATGGCCAGCAACGTTACCAACAAGACAGATCCTCGCTCCATGAACTCCCGTGTGTTCATTGGGAATCTCAACACTCTTGTGGTCAAGAAATCTGATGTGGAGGCAATCTTTTCGAAGTATGGCAAAATTGTGGGCTGCTCTGTTCATAAGGGCTTTGCCTTCGTTCAATATGTTAATGAGAGAAATGCCCGGGCTGCTGTAGCAGGAGAGGATGGCAGAATGATTGCTGGCCAGGTTTTAG atattAACCTGGCTGCAGAGCCAAAAGTGAACCGAGGAAAAGCAGGTGTGAAACGATCTGCAGCGGAGATGTACGG ctccTCTTTTGACTTGGACTATGACTTTCAACGGGACTATTATGATAG GATGTACAGTTACCCAGCACGtgtacctcctcctcctcctattgCTCGGGCTGTAGTGCCCTCGAAACGTCAGCGTGTATCAGGAAACACCTCACGAAGGGGCAAAAGTGGCTTCAATTCTAAGAGTGGACAGCGGGGATCTTCCAAGTCTGGAAAgt TGAAAGGAGATGACCTTCAGGCCATTAAGAAGGAGTTGACccagataaaacaaaaagtggaTTCTCTCCTGGAAAACctggaaaaaattgaaaaggaacaGAGCAAACAAGCAG AGATGAAGAACGATAAGTCAGAAGAGGAGCAGAGCAGCAGCTCCGTGAAGAAAGATGAGACTAATGTGAAGATGGAGTCTGAGGGGGGTGCAGATGACTCTGCTGAGGAGGGGGACCTActggatgatgatgataatgaagatCGGGGGGATGACCAG CTGGAGTTGATCAAGGATGATGAaaaagaggctgaggaaggagaggatgaCAGAGACAGCGCCAATGGCGAGGATGACTCTTAA